The following are encoded in a window of Drosophila simulans strain w501 chromosome 3L, Prin_Dsim_3.1, whole genome shotgun sequence genomic DNA:
- the LOC6737917 gene encoding ATP synthase subunit b, mitochondrial produces MFSRLALRPLTMATSRLATTHSAQGLRRLPGHGSPGKVRPGFLSDNWVKGPMGVGLLAYICSGDCCAIKHEHSGLSLGIMEDGYYSSGITIGILTTFAVIRLLPAIVKWADGEIIKIESEYEKSRETKIKVLSISPSNGNKNPSKDNADQNV; encoded by the exons ATGTTCTCGAGATTAG CCTTACGTCCTTTGACTATGGCCACATCTCGTTTGGCTACCACCCATTCTGCCCAAGGACTAAGGAGGCTCCCTGGACATGGAAGTCCCGGAAAGGTTCGCCCGGGCTTCCTGTCCGACAATTGGGTTAAAGGACCCATGGGCGTCGGCCTGCTGGCATATATCTGCTCCGGCGACTGTTGTGCTATTAAGCACGAGCACAGCGGCCTATCCTTGGGCATCATGGAGGATGGCTACTATAGCAGTGGAATCACCATCGGTATCCTGACCACATTTGCTGTGATTAGGCTTCTTCCAGCGATTGTAAAGTGGGCTGATGGCGAGATTATT AAAATTGAATCCGAGTACGAAAAGAGTCGTGAGACTAAGATCAAGGTCCTATCAATCTCGCCCTCGAACGGAAATAAGAATCCTAGCAAGGATAATGCCGATCAAAACGTGTAG
- the LOC6733700 gene encoding fumarylacetoacetate hydrolase domain-containing protein 2, with amino-acid sequence MPAFMHLLRNFIPKWCLPRPEKHLQNHIFRQLQTNHPAAAVVAIKPSEQVLPKCRFMQYRRANEQVKRLGMVSEDGSKMAELSSITCAAPNMMDFIQQRYCMVSLLDSVQFMKVEDVEAVDLRLLPPIDSPGKIIGVDCNYVDNCDEQHISIPREPSFHVKFASSITGALDNIRAHSSAKHIDYGCQLAVVMGKRCREVSAKEALNHVFGYMVVQDIVARDWNVPLGGHSMDTFLPLGPIIVHRCHVPDLNNLWIKTIINGEERQTGNTRNMIFKIDFLIHRLSHYLTLCPGDIILTGTPAGSGAFRHPSCFLKPGDLIESEIQNLGKMCNKVVNSYS; translated from the coding sequence ATGCCTGCCTTTATGCACCTCCTTCGCAACTTCATACCCAAGTGGTGTCTTCCACGTCCCGAGAAGCATCTCCAGAACCACATATTCCGTCAGCTCCAGACGAATCACCCAGCCGCCGCAGTGGTCGCCATTAAACCAAGTGAACAGGTGCTGCCCAAGTGCAGATTCATGCAGTACCGGCGCGCCAATGAGCAGGTGAAGCGATTGGGCATGGTCTCCGAGGATGGCAGCAAGATGGCGGAGCTATCGAGCATAACCTGCGCAGCCCCCAATATGATGGACTTCATCCAGCAGAGGTACTGCATGGTCAGCCTGCTGGACAGTGTGCAATTCATGAAGGTCGAGGATGTGGAGGCAGTGGATCTTCGCCTGCTGCCACCCATCGATTCCCCCGGTAAGATCATTGGCGTGGACTGCAACTATGTGGACAACTGCGATGAGCAACACATCTCCATTCCGAGGGAGCCGAGCTTTCACGTCAAGTTCGCCTCCTCGATAACCGGTGCTCTGGACAACATACGGGCGCATAGTTCGGCCAAACACATTGACTATGGCTGCCAGTTGGCCGTGGTTATGGGCAAAAGGTGCCGTGAAGTGTCCGCCAAAGAGGCTCTGAATCACGTATTTGGATACATGGTGGTCCAGGACATCGTGGCAAGGGACTGGAATGTTCCGCTGGGCGGTCACTCCATGGATACTTTCCTCCCACTTGGACCTATAATTGTGCACAGGTGCCATGTGCCAGATCTAAACAATCTGTGGATCAAGACAATCATCAATGGCGAGGAGCGCCAGACGGGCAATACACGTAATATGATATTCAAGATCGACTTCCTTATTCACCGCCTATCCCATTATCTAACTCTCTGTCCGGGCGACATTATACTAACGGGAACACCCGCCGGATCGGGTGCATTTCGTCATCCGTCATGCTTTTTGAAGCCCGGCGATCTTATCGAGagcgaaattcaaaatttaggCAAAATGTGCAATAAAGTCGTTAATTCTTATTCTTGA